Proteins from a genomic interval of Sporolactobacillus sp. Y61:
- a CDS encoding amidase domain-containing protein has product MDWRTILEEHVRTACGRWITDAPWTDSVIDMSEKAAHARKIRTLSEQQAQIEKVLVHARVTDLEEKREDQVVYYTLHSEWLIRQTGGLYLEERVEDREAVLRGSQIALDRLRPLPEAHASASANQEGSRQAEPEISRPAYDRLKAVRYAELWWNRRNPDYPRVENDCTNFISQCLHAGGIPMWGAPVRSRGWWHSRTSWSYSWAVANSLRWYLSRSGNVMKAVEVDSVYKLVPGDVICYDFEGDGHWDHNTLVTSIAPSGSPLVNAHTYDARARDWAYTDSPAWTERINYKFFRIDGQSD; this is encoded by the coding sequence ATGGACTGGCGGACGATTCTTGAGGAACATGTTCGAACGGCATGTGGCAGGTGGATCACTGATGCACCTTGGACAGACTCGGTTATCGACATGTCCGAAAAAGCTGCTCACGCAAGAAAAATACGCACCTTGAGTGAGCAGCAGGCGCAGATTGAAAAAGTTCTGGTTCATGCCCGTGTCACAGATCTTGAGGAAAAACGTGAGGATCAGGTCGTCTATTATACACTGCATTCCGAATGGCTGATCAGGCAGACGGGCGGGCTTTATCTGGAGGAACGCGTGGAGGACCGGGAGGCCGTTCTGCGCGGGTCACAGATTGCGCTTGATCGCCTGCGTCCGCTGCCTGAGGCGCACGCTTCGGCCAGTGCGAATCAGGAGGGCTCGCGTCAGGCTGAGCCAGAGATTTCCCGACCGGCATATGATCGGCTGAAGGCGGTCCGCTATGCGGAACTCTGGTGGAACAGGCGAAATCCTGATTATCCTCGAGTTGAAAATGACTGCACAAATTTTATTTCTCAGTGCCTGCATGCAGGAGGTATTCCCATGTGGGGGGCGCCGGTTCGAAGCAGAGGCTGGTGGCACAGCCGGACCAGCTGGAGCTACAGCTGGGCAGTGGCGAACAGCCTGCGCTGGTATTTAAGCAGAAGCGGGAATGTTATGAAAGCTGTTGAAGTGGACAGTGTGTATAAACTCGTTCCCGGCGACGTGATCTGTTATGATTTCGAAGGCGACGGGCACTGGGATCATAACACCCTGGTCACGTCAATCGCTCCTTCCGGTTCACCGCTCGTGAATGCGCATACGTATGATGCGCGGGCACGGGACT
- a CDS encoding methylated-DNA--[protein]-cysteine S-methyltransferase: MENGESLSACTLDTPVGALTLVMYGDSLCRIAFGNLNETRQDLISRARRMNLPEDVKVDDEACAPAVRQIREYFAGTRRGFNLKLMLKGTDFQKKVWAALARIPYGQTRSYKEIAESAGRPKAVRAVGGANNRNPLPIVIPCHRVIGSDGSLVGYGGGLDCKRKLLQFEEKESSNE; the protein is encoded by the coding sequence GTGGAAAACGGAGAATCTCTCAGCGCCTGTACACTGGATACACCGGTCGGAGCGCTGACGCTTGTTATGTACGGCGACAGTCTCTGCCGGATTGCATTTGGCAATCTGAATGAAACAAGGCAGGATCTGATCAGCCGGGCCAGACGGATGAACCTGCCGGAAGATGTAAAAGTCGATGATGAAGCGTGTGCCCCTGCGGTCAGACAGATCAGAGAATATTTTGCGGGGACGCGTAGAGGATTTAATCTGAAGTTGATGCTGAAGGGCACTGATTTTCAGAAAAAAGTATGGGCGGCGCTTGCCAGGATTCCTTATGGGCAAACGCGTTCATATAAGGAAATTGCAGAAAGCGCCGGCCGCCCCAAAGCCGTGCGTGCAGTAGGCGGGGCCAATAACAGGAATCCTCTGCCGATTGTCATTCCCTGTCACCGGGTCATTGGTTCAGATGGCTCCCTCGTCGGTTACGGTGGCGGTCTGGATTGCAAGAGAAAGCTGCTTCAGTTTGAAGAAAAAGAAAGCAGCAACGAGTGA
- a CDS encoding phenylalanine--tRNA ligase beta subunit-related protein → MFQLSVSEELEQRVPGFKVGCIRYNHIVISEMPPLISGRLPLFYKNIQLSLENRPFADIPGVREWRAIFKRCGTDPSRYRPSQEALLRKIKRDGAPHRIHSAVDLNNFFSVQHSIPFGIYDLNQIHGPVQITIGSDDDQYDGLNGRVMHMDYKILSKDSKGAFGSPIVDSQRTCVTERTTDALQIAYLRPSMPEDEAKKLTARVADMFTQIHGGENTWSVIC, encoded by the coding sequence ATGTTTCAACTATCGGTTTCTGAAGAACTTGAGCAGCGGGTCCCCGGCTTTAAGGTCGGGTGTATCCGCTACAATCATATTGTCATTTCCGAGATGCCGCCACTGATCAGCGGGCGGCTGCCTCTGTTTTACAAAAATATTCAGCTGTCTCTTGAGAACCGTCCGTTCGCTGATATCCCCGGAGTCCGAGAATGGCGGGCAATCTTTAAAAGGTGCGGAACAGATCCGTCACGGTATCGCCCGTCACAGGAAGCACTGCTCAGGAAAATAAAAAGAGACGGCGCACCGCACAGGATTCATTCGGCCGTCGACCTGAATAATTTCTTCAGTGTGCAGCACAGCATTCCTTTCGGCATCTATGACCTGAACCAGATTCACGGTCCCGTTCAAATAACCATCGGCAGCGATGATGACCAATATGACGGCTTAAATGGGAGAGTGATGCATATGGATTATAAAATTCTCTCAAAAGACAGTAAGGGCGCCTTCGGAAGCCCGATTGTCGACTCGCAGCGGACATGCGTGACAGAACGGACGACAGACGCTTTGCAGATCGCCTATCTTCGTCCTTCCATGCCTGAAGATGAAGCAAAAAAACTGACGGCCAGGGTCGCCGACATGTTCACCCAGATTCACGGCGGCGAAAACACCT